In the Thunnus albacares chromosome 10, fThuAlb1.1, whole genome shotgun sequence genome, TACCAGTAACCTGGAACGTGATGTGTTGAGTGTGAGGATGTCGTGCCTTAATGTGCAGCCAgacacagagtccagaccaaACAGGACAGGGGAGCGCTGATGTGGACCCTGCAGACAGTCCTGGTCCTCAGCACTGTGGAGAAGAGAAAGCGTGCCTCTGGGGTCAACGCTTCTCACGATCCCAGTGAAGACGTTAAGGACAAATGCTGGGACATGTAGCACATCAGACCATCATTAAACACTGTTAAAGTACCCTTCACTCCCCTGCTACTGCTGCCTAATTAATATCTTACTATTCATATTGGTTCATACTGTTTATGAATCAGGGTGAGAGAATTCCATCTTACAGACAGGTAAAGGATATTCTGCTATTCTTTGTCCCGACACAAGAGGCAGACCCACCACATAACCTGGATTTCCACTGTGGTGGACAGCCACCTCCTCACCATCCTGCTATACAACAGACACATAACTTTCATTAAGTCTCAAGAATCAAACATTTCCTGTATATCATTTTTCATTCGACCACAgctttacttttacatttacagcaCTTCTATCTTACTCAAAGTGTGGAGGGATTTTTTTCAACACTCACTGAACAAAGAGTGAAAGGTTAACAAACTTAAACTGAAGCTAATGGTCTTTGCTGCTCTATTAAGAATCTCCATTGTCCAGACATGGGATATACTGTATTGAGCACATTATGAAGGTTTTTACAGAACTGCACTCTGGCATGAAGAAAGCACTTTACTCAGGGTACtaacttactagctttttctgaagctttcaaccatatctcaCAGTCTTGATTCGACAGCAACTGACAACTGAGAAAacctctatctgtctgtctgtctatcgGCTAAGGactgtgagatgcagttgaaagcacCAGAAAAAGGCCAAGAATGAACTGTGACACCCAATTATTAGTAATATTTAAGACTTTCTACATggttgtatatgtatatgtaaaagaaaaatataaatttagaAAAAAGTAACTCTTTTTTCCATTATACATAAAAAATAGCCCGTTGAGTGACACTACCTGGACAAATGTAATATGAAACTCCTGTTCGAGGGGCAGTGTTGTTTCCCGGACAAATCCGAGCACCAGAGACGCCATCACACTCACAATCTGACCAGCTGGGCTGAACTTCATCACATACACAACCTGAGAGGACAGAATGTTTGATTGGTCCAACAATGACTTCTTTTATTTGCAAAACTTTTCATTACGTGTTGTTGTGATAACATGTCCACAATCTAAGCTATACTTTTAGTGTAGTATTGTTCAAATAGTCATGTGTGGGCTCACCTTCAGCACCACATTAGCACACATGGTTGGATTAAGGAGATCAGGGTTGAAGTTTTCTCCTCCGCTGATATTCAGCTCAGTCTGAGTCCCGTCTAGAGACTGCAGGACGACTGAAGCCACCTGCACAGGAACAACCTGCAGCAACACCACCACACCACATATAATCCACCACAGTGCTCATTATGCCTGTTTTTATTATTGGCATCATTGTTATGGATATGATGTTATTATAGAGAGAAATAAAGCACATATTCATTGAAAGGTTTGCACAGGTTTACAACAATAACATATGTGACATAAATAAAAGCAGACAAAGCAGAGCATTTCATCTCTTCACTATGCTGTGAAGAATAGTAAGTGAGAGTGATGTTAAGTGTGATGtgttgtcagtgtcagtgtgacAATAAGTGATAACTTCCTCCTTCTTGGGAACTGAGCATAAAGTTGAGAGAAAAGTCATTTTCCTGTCTTTGCATTGCTACAGTTAACCTCAAAGTGTCTGTGCTAACTTGTTTCACTATGTGGTAAGTTGAAAGACGATGTGTTTTTGGGGTCTGACTATTCTTCTTGCAAACGCAACAGTATCTTGCTAAATTTCCTGGTTAGGTGGAGACTGTGATAAAGTTTTTTGTAGAGTgagggtctctggcacaacttcacctacttccaaggtgcacggaGAAGGAAAAGAAGTCTAGAAGTCGcgtcggtcaactaataaagttcTTTGACAGAGACTTTTATGCAGCTACCTGATTGTTCAATAGTATTTAATTGCACTTTCATATTCTAAAACTTCCTCCTAGCAGAGTTTCAACACATCAACACTGAGCTGGATGACATTAGGGGATTTGGAGGCTCTATTCTGCATCAAAACTTAATCTAGGGAAGTACGTTTTAATATGAAAAACTTTAACTggttatatattgtatatacagCTGACATTTGCACTAAaagaaatatattattttgcaCTACATGTACTTTATGAAGTTTGTCATGAATTTGTGCCATTTAACTTCTGATTCTATGAATTTATCATTTTGGTGGGCATGTGATCACTTCTTCAGTGTACATATATagtaattgttgttttaagacaaggCAGAGGACTGTAGAGCtacaacaaattattattttcattatggattcatCTGACGATTATTATTTCAATTAACTGATCAATCATTTGACAGAAAATAGTCAAATAAATGGCCAACACATTTCATCCATAAGATATTGGCTTTTCAATCAATCTGGAATCTGGTATTTTGGGGATTTTTGTTTGAAACACAACTTAAATtacttgattatcaaaattgttgtcagTAAACGTTCTGTTGATGAATgagtgtgaatgaatgaatgaatgaatgaaagaattaattaattaattaactgacTCAACATTTCAGAGTTAATACACAAAAAGTAGGCATACTCACTGCAGCATCTTTATTCTTCCCCTGTAGAATGGAAGAGATAGTAgtaatttaacatatttaaatttaCATCAACTGATCCTCTTTTTGTAAAGTCCAGATTCAGAAAGGATGGTTGAGGAAAAGTGAACTCACCAAAAAGTAAATGACAACACTTAAAAGAGTGCTCAAGCTGTTTAGTATTGCACTTGCATAAAGTTAGTGAACTCATAGaactcatactgtatgtaccttAAACATCCCTCAATGATAATGTTTGAGAGTGGACTTTTATTTGGATGCACAATGTGAGGCAGAGGAAAGGTGAGACTCACAGCAAAGAGCTGGATGTTAGTGTAGGTGTCCATGCTGAGGGCCGGCAGAGTGCTGCAGTCCTGCTCCAGGACCACACGTCGGGAACACCGGCTGCTCTGCTCCTTCAGGAACGCTGGGGACACGAGCAGGAGAAACACCACTCATAACAAAGAAATATACTAATTTAGCATGTTTGAGATAAGAAATTACATGGAAATAAGATgacagaaaaagctttttttttacaaaattgtCTATGTCTATTCCCTTAACTTGTCATGCTTCAgtcttaaaatcaatttaaaaatagCACTCTTAACAAGCTGTAGGTATGAGAAAGATGCTTAACTGATGCAgagtaaaaaaatgttataattataaataatctTAATGTGATTAAATGAAGTCATGAAGGGTTATGTTTCTGAAGAAGCATGCTGTATACGGTTGTGCTCATAAGTCTACATACCCTGGCAGAATCTGTAAGATATGTACCATTCATGGTGTCTATAGTTGTGACCAtaaagttcaattttggtctcatcactccaaataactttgttccagaagttttgaggcttctgttgttgctgtttggcACATTGTTAGCAGGCTGTTTTGTGGTGTTGGCACAGTAACGGCTTTTTTCTGGCAACTTGACCGTGCAGCCCATTTTTGTTCAAGTACCTCCTTATTGTTCAGCTTGAAACAGCCACATGCAACTTTCAGCTGAAGTTGCATgtgggtttttctttgcaacCTGAACTATTTTTCTGGCAATTGTGGCTGAAATCATTGTTGTTCTACCTGACTGTGGCTTGGTATCGACAGAACTCTTCATTTTCCACTTCTTTATCAGAGTTTGAACACTactgattggcattttcaaattttTGGATATCTTTTTATAACCTTTTACTGGTTTATAAAGTTCAGCTCCCTTTTCTTGCATCTTTGAcagttcttttgctttcctcgtggctcagtatccagtacagtcagagcagccctggatgaaatgtgcaggGTCTCTAAAGAGCTGAGAAACACattgactatttatacacagacattaattacaatcaaacaagtcacaggtgtggaaacttacccttcatagccatttaaacctgtgtgtgtcaacgtgtgtgtatattatcaggtcaaacattCAAGGGTATGTTAACTTTTGATCAGGAccattttggtgatttcagttataattatgatgtaaaaagggaaaatacaattataaaataaatggcttcacctgactactatcattaaataaaacaaaagttttcagcatgatcagtcatattttccaaaatatggccgatatttcacaaattctaccagggtatgtaaacttatgagcacaactgtacCTCTGATGCTACAGAGGGTAAACCACCCTTGACTGTGTTTCACTTTTATTGTGTTGCACCTTGGACCATGTGTCATATGACAGCCATCATGTCACATGTTCCTGAGTAACCTCTGCAGCTATTATCATAAACATACCACTCTTAACTGACTGGCTGAGAGTTCTAACACTGTTGAAGTGTTGTCATAGTGTTTTAGATTTACTGCTGTGCTTCTGTAATTAGGCaactttttattattgtaattcaTTAGAGTTACTAAACAGAAGGTCAACTTCTGTTTACATGAAGCATTTGGACTCTTCTTGTGATTACTTGTGATACATTGGAGATGTGGGTAGTGGTTCTAAGGTCCAGTCAGGCTAAGTTAGCGTAGcttttaaaatcatttgtgATCTCACTGCAGTATATACTTCAATTTAAGGCATTAAAGGAACAATACATGACTTTTGAATAACAcattctttctcctttttcaaatgaaaagttacatttgtaagcaataaaacactgttGCTTAATTCAATACACTCAGGGGTATCACTGCTACAGCCTCACTTGTTGTGGTGTGACCGCTAGCTTATGGtgactaatgttagcaaactttagatacTGTTGTGTAACTAACATTACAGGATCAGTTTGCTGACTTTATGATTCTTTTCTAGTTGTAATACTGTTTTAGCATTTACCATTGACTcataatttgtgtcagtttcacAATTCAGCATAGTTTCACATTAATGTGAGCAGTAGCTACCTGCAGGACTGGTGTCCATACAGTCAGCAGTAACACCGGGAGCTGGCAGCCAGAAGATCCCTCTCTGTCCACTCTGTCCTGCTGTCACCATCACGTCTCCATACTGAAACCACACAGCATCAACAGAGGATGAACATATACTAATCTGATGAAAAGTAGGTCACTACAAACAACCAGtttgagagaaacagacagagattaTTAACAGAGACTTGCCTGGTATCCAGATGAGGCCCGGAGCTCTGCAGTAGACACCTGACCACTGATTACCTCTGAGCCGACAATAAAGCTGGTAAATTGTTTAAAGAGCGAGTCAAAGTTTCCGTCAGTTGGAAGAGCAGGCGGGGGATGAGATAATCCATCAACACCTAGACAGAGCAAATTGTTAGCAACTGAGACACACTTGGAGATGGAGAAATAGGTATCATAATGTACATGGCTCCATAGGGCTTGTGTTCCGTATCAGCCTAAAATTCAGCATTACAATGAACTTAAATATATACTAATTGAGCAACTGGTgtaagtagagctgcaatgattaatccgtcaacagaaaattaatcattggctattttgataatcaaataatcgttttagtcatttttgaagcaagaatgccaaacatttgctggttgcagcttttcGAATGTGAGGATGTAATCCAAATAAATACTCTTGATGACTTACGGTTCTGTGAATGAATGCAGAAGATGTCATAATTTGATTCCTTCTGGACAGACGACTGTAGCTCTGAGTATCCATCTATTGTACTCCTTAAAGAGTAGGACGCCACATCACGGCTGCACAGCTGCTTGTTGCCGCTGGAAACACACAAGCAGTTCTTGTTGAAGATCTCCTCCAGTCATGTTTTGCGACATATAAAAATgatctgctttgaataatatttatgtctgacatgtttttttgtttgttttttacaaaaataactgagatttaaggtgagcacagagaaactttcctccttcagcagatgaataaaacaatctctgtacatacatcattctgcacagagaacaacatccaactgaaggagcaagaaaaacacatttctgagtggaggaggactttaaacaaaataataaacacatggGATGAACCTTTACATACTGCAGATATTTCTTATCTCCATTTACAAACCTGTATGAAACATTAAATTGAATGCTCATATTTGCACTGATACACAATGGAAACAGAAGGTCATGGTCATCAACATAGTAGTTTAGTGATGTGCATGTTAATCATAGAGTTGTATTGTTTAAACATCACTTAATTGGGGACTTTAAAAGTGAACTCTAGATTTATATGAATTGACTGTAAATTCCCAACAGCAGAGAGAACCAGACCTTTCTGTCAAACAGGCCTGCATGTGTCTGTTCCTCCATTCTGCCTTTCAGACTGCTGCTAAACTACTAGCAACTCAATATTTTCTACACagatttcacattaaaagccttgCACAGACTCAAATGGCATAATCCCTACCTCTACTGgaaggcttttaatttgaaatgtcaGCAATGTCTGGACGTATTTTATTCACCTTTAGTGACAGTGACTTAACCATGTTTGGAAAAACAGCAGGCTAAAAGGGAATAGAGCTTTAAACTTTAACTTTCAGTATGACATGACTCTGTTAttggaaatgtacagtatgctgAATTACCCAAGTGAGCTTTTTAAGTAAAAGTGAATCCACCCCTCCTCATTATTGTTTTTTCCAGGGCTTCATTAAAAACcagcctttatttgtttgtgctcAGCCATTATTTGAATCGGCAGCTTTTATTTGAGTGTTTGCagtaaaaatcagtgttttcttACTGTACAAACGCTTTCAGGCTCCATGATACTTATGAATCATTGGGACAGATGTTTATTAAAGACGCTGTAGTCTATGATCTTACTTCTTCACACTTTTATTACTTCTTCACTACTACTCAAGGATTAGCTGTATCTCTGCTGCTGAACTGCAGTGACTGGAAACAGTTTAGCTAAATAATCTAGTGTTCAGCATTATTCTGCTCCTTCTGAATCAGCTGGCAGACTTACCTGACAGTGCGCACTGAGCAGCTGGTGAACAGAGCCACCTCCTCACTACACTCTCTGTCACAGCAGCAGTTGATGTCACACACATCCTTGTGCTCGTCACAGGGACACAACCTGgcaactgacacacacacacacatacacacatgtgtttatattatatgtAAATAGCATATATTAGATGTACagattgtgcatgtgtgtgctctctttttctatgaaatattttataatgctatgcaaaaagaaaaagggtaTTATATTTGCTTAACTGGCAACAGATGGACACACGTTTGTGGGACTATATAGCCTATGTCTGGCCCCCACAGTAGCTAACTTACATTTTGCCCGGTGAAGAGCCGAAGAGGAAGAGCAGACGTTCTATACGCTTCAGTTTCTATTATAAAGTTATAGAGTTTTAACCAAAGACGTAGCTACAAGTGGTACTTACCGTTCGTGACGGGTGTGAGCAGGTGGCCGGAGGCAGGCAACGGTTCGGCGGGGACGGTCGGCCAGAGCGGGTACTCGGTGCTGCTGTAGCCTGGTGTTGGGGTCGTAGAGTCAGGCTGTGCTGTTGTAGAACTATCCGTTACGTCGTATGTGAAGGTCTGGTCAGGAAACACAGTCGTATTCAAAGTGTAGTTTGTTGTATTTTCGTCGGCAGTGACGGCAGTAaacaagagaaataaacagaacagGTTTAAAGCAGACCAAACTACAACAGTTGAGGCCGACATTTCTGTTTAATGGCGTTGCTAtggttcctcttcttcttcgtctATTCTCATGGCGGGTTACTGCTTCTAATGGAGAGTTaccgccacctgctgtttatgtACAGAATTACTTAAATTCTCTGTCATGAAGCACAGTAGAcgaaatgtcagtgtgtgtatatatattaatttgttatttttgtttagttgtgacaacaaaacaattacataacaatacattttaaagtgtcAGTTACCCCCAAATAACAAACTCAAAACTGGCATTAAATGCAGATATCCGGTTTTGTGTGTGAAGGTTTTGACACATCAACCTGTTTAactttttccaccacttaaatataatataataaattattttttaaaattattattattatagtggCTACATGATGAAAACAAGACCACTGTAGATCGACCGCACATTGGACCGCACATCGGTCTGCCTCAGGGTCAAATAATCAAAGATTTTTATACAAATTGTAAATAACATATAACCAATACCAGATAAACCCACTCCTGAAAAAAATAGTTAGTAGTAAATTAATTAGTACATTAAAAAGATATAataagaaattttaaaaaacactcaaaaaagcaaagaaaacaaggggaaaacaaaatgaaatggagTACGGGAAAccattcatttcattaaaaagatgaaaattcCATATCATCACTGAGGTCACAGTGGCATTCAGCTTATCTGAAAGGTTTCCCTTCCCTGCCATATCTTCTCAACCTGTCACCAACCCTTACAGGGGTAAAGATTGCTTAAATGACTTTAAGCAGTATGGGCTTTTGGGCTGTCTGGGGTTCACTTGGAGTTAACTGAATTGAGGgctcagtgaaaaaaaaatctgtaaaactcTTGCCTTTCCAAAATGTCAGGATAACAATTAGACACTATTTATTTCCTTTACAGAAATTAGTTCTAATGAAGTTAGAAAAAACGTATTTTTAAATCTAATTTCCTGAATAACATAATAGTGTCCTGACAGATGTGTTAACAACCCTGGTATTCACTGAATTTATTACCTGGAATCATTTAATGTCCTGAAGTTAATGTACATTTACTGAATTACTAATAATaccaataattaataatatatcGTCATACAATATTTACTGTTCTTTTTGAGGAAGAATGAGGTCATGGCCTCAGTATTCGGGGGGATGTGAAAGTTgtagaaataaatacattactGTGTGTCAAACTCAAATTTGTCAGAAATTAggtgttgaaatattttcagtgaCTACATTAACTTAATCTTTTAAATGTAGGCTCCTGCTCAACTCtgtggtatgtgtgtttgataaacaaaataaattaacattgtttatttcacCATCAATCTTTTGTTTAAAGGTGCCTGCTTACCCTTCTATGTCTTTAGCTTTTAGCACTTGAAATACTGTAACAGGAAAGATACTGGTTAGCCCTGTTTTAACCAGCCTCGACAAAAACAGTAATTTTCCATAAAAGCCACACGCTAACATCAGTATTCCTAAAATCCTTTCTATGATAATTGAAGGAACATGTGTTGAAGTTTGTAAATGCTTTCTTGCAGTGAATTTCTTCAGTTCTTCTTTTCTACATTCTAAACCAGATACCAGAGTATCAGACCCAGCACCTTCACTGTGATGTTCCTGTTAGTTCCTCACATTGAGTAAGTCTGAGATCTTAAACTGAGATTGCTCACTGTCATTTTTTGGGTTGAGCTTTCACAGTGTTTGTAAAGACATCCTTAGTTCCCTCTTTGTCCACAAGATGGAAGCACAGGACAGTGAAACACAGATGTGGTTCAGTTTACTGGGATGATCATACTGTCTTTCCCCACAGCTGTAGGCTGTGTATTGTGTTAGCCCCTCATCAAAATAGCCAACATTGTGATGAATGCAGAAGAGATAGTGAAATGATTATATCCATATAGCTActgtattaatatattaatgtacTGCATTAAACTGATACGTTGTGCTTGATGTATtataaaaacaccaacaaattGACACAGAGTACACaagtatttaattatttttatttatctgtgatATGGAATAATTTGGTATAAATCTCTTGAACTTGAACTTCAGATGCTGAACCAATGCAGACCAAgatgctggtggtggtggggaggagGAGCACTGAAAGACATGGAAATAATGATGagtgtatattgtatgtattgtattgCATACATTGCTTTGGGAGTGGCCTGATGAAAGAAGGAAAGTGAAGCGATCGGTGATTTGGGAGGAACAGTAGAGGAAAGTGGAATTACAAGAGTTGGAGGGTTTGACTGTAACTatcaaagaaaattaaaatgcatcaaCTGTATAGAGAACCAGGATGCACATGGTGCAAACTGACTATTTAAAATCATGTGGTAGAGGTGTGTGAGTGGTGAGATGGCCTTGCTGGTTGAACTTCCACTAAAACTCTGATTGGTTGCCTGATCACATAAATAAATTGCACTGCATGTGTGTCAACCCTACAAAGACTTTAAGATCGAAACTCTTGCATCATGTCAGTTTAACTCATGTGGCAAAATCTTACGAACTGTTACTAGAAACTAGCAACAATTATGGAGACTTTATCACCAGTGGGAACATTAA is a window encoding:
- the tctn1 gene encoding tectonic-1 isoform X2, with the translated sequence MSASTVVVWSALNLFCLFLLFTAVTADENTTNYTLNTTVFPDQTFTYDVTDSSTTAQPDSTTPTPGYSSTEYPLWPTVPAEPLPASGHLLTPVTNVARLCPCDEHKDVCDINCCCDRECSEEVALFTSCSVRTVSGNKQLCSRDVASYSLRSTIDGYSELQSSVQKESNYDIFCIHSQNRVDGLSHPPPALPTDGNFDSLFKQFTSFIVGSEVISGQVSTAELRASSGYQYGDVMVTAGQSGQRGIFWLPAPGVTADCMDTSPAAFLKEQSSRCSRRVVLEQDCSTLPALSMDTYTNIQLFAGKNKDAAVVPVQVASVVLQSLDGTQTELNISGGENFNPDLLNPTMCANVVLKVVYVMKFSPAGQIVSVMASLVLGFVRETTLPLEQEFHITFVQDGEEVAVHHSGNPGYVVGLPLVSGQRIADGIVRSVDPRGTLSLLHSAEDQDCLQGPHQRSPVLFGLDSVSGCTLRLEDAANCSLVSQVLLDVLRGPNYPQYVAAFGNSALDDPFDWVPIKNSFNPGEGQSCNIPLSLHLEIEWTKYGSLVNPQAQVVSIKEVIQTNTTSLALLTGGSSLLSIRSSVAFVPVSAAALPGFRAAPTINAKLPFDFFFPFV
- the tctn1 gene encoding tectonic-1 isoform X1, with amino-acid sequence MSASTVVVWSALNLFCLFLLFTAVTADENTTNYTLNTTVFPDQTFTYDVTDSSTTAQPDSTTPTPGYSSTEYPLWPTVPAEPLPASGHLLTPVTNVARLCPCDEHKDVCDINCCCDRECSEEVALFTSCSVRTVSGNKQLCSRDVASYSLRSTIDGYSELQSSVQKESNYDIFCIHSQNRVDGLSHPPPALPTDGNFDSLFKQFTSFIVGSEVISGQVSTAELRASSGYQYGDVMVTAGQSGQRGIFWLPAPGVTADCMDTSPAAFLKEQSSRCSRRVVLEQDCSTLPALSMDTYTNIQLFAGKNKDAAVVPVQVASVVLQSLDGTQTELNISGGENFNPDLLNPTMCANVVLKVVYVMKFSPAGQIVSVMASLVLGFVRETTLPLEQEFHITFVQQDGEEVAVHHSGNPGYVVGLPLVSGQRIADGIVRSVDPRGTLSLLHSAEDQDCLQGPHQRSPVLFGLDSVSGCTLRLEDAANCSLVSQVLLDVLRGPNYPQYVAAFGNSALDDPFDWVPIKNSFNPGEGQSCNIPLSLHLEIEWTKYGSLVNPQAQVVSIKEVIQTNTTSLALLTGGSSLLSIRSSVAFVPVSAAALPGFRAAPTINAKLPFDFFFPFV